The genomic DNA TGCCTTGTTCACACAACTTCTGCAGAAAGTGTCTGGAAGGAATTCTTGAAGGAAATGTGCGGAATGTGCTTTGGAGGCCGTCCCCTTTCAAATGCCCCACGTGCAGGAAGGAAACTCCCGTTACTGGAGTCAACAGCTTGCAAGTCAACTATTCCCTGAAAGGTATCGTGGAGAAGTATAACAAAATCAAAGTAACTCCGAAAATGCCTGTGTGCAAAGTGCACAGCGGGCAACCCCTTAACATTTTTTGCCGGACAGACATGCAGCTCATTTGTGGGGTTTGTGCCACCCGTGGTGACCACACGAAACACGTGTTCTGTTCTATCGAAGAAGCATATTCCCAGGAGAAGCGGGCTTTTGAAACCCTGTTTCAGGGCTTTGAAACCTGGCGTTGTGGAGATGCCCTCTCGCGGCTGGATACCTTAGAAACCAGTAAGAGGAAAGCTCTGCAAATGCTGACCAAGGATTCTGACAGAGTGAAGGAGTTCTTTGAGAAGCTGCAGCACACGCTGGAGCAGAAACGAAATGAGATTCTCTCTGACTTTGAGACCATGAAGCTTGCAGTGATGCAGGCCTACGATCCAGAAATCAATAAACTGAACACAATTCTGCAAGAGCAACGGATGGCTTTTAACATCGCGGAGGCCTTCAAAGACGTGTCTGAGCCCATCATATTTCTGCAACAGATGCAGGAGTTCAGGGAAAAAATCAAGGTGCTCAAAGAAACCCCTTTACCATGTTCCAGTGTGGACATCAGCCCTACAATAAAGAGCTTTGATACCAGCCAGTGGAATGGAATAAAACTAGTCGATGTGGACAAACTTTCCTTGCCTCAGGAAAACAACACTCTTAAATTCAAGATTCCCTCAGTCTTTTCACGCAGATTTATATTGACCTCTCTTGTTTGCTTGCTTATTCTTGCTGTCACCAGAATGTCCTTTGTGGAGTCAGTTGTTGACAATCTCCAGTGCTGGAAATCTCAATTCTTTACAATTAGCTTGTCCTATTTGGCAGATACAGTGGAGATCGCAGATCACGCAGTCTTCTACTGGGAACAGATGACAGATGGAGCTTCCCTTCTAAGAGAAAAGTGTAAAAACTATACATTGGTTGTACTGGATAATGTCGCGCAGTTTGTGTGCAGATATAAACTGTTGTGAAGTCCTTACTGAAACATGAGAGAGATCTGTTGAAGAAAACATAGAACTTTGTAAAATTAATTGGTTTTAAGCctttcagtgaaaacatttgaagattcaaaatgtttccaaaacATTCATACTGTTCATGTAGTTTGAGCACTGGTAAACTGGAAGGTGAAGTGGAACCTTGAAAAACACACTAGTTCTAGATGTCAGTGGTGATTATGGGAATATTATTCACTGTAAATCACTTTGCTTATCAAAATACAAGACCAAACTGTGTAATTGATTTAATGTAATTGTAGAATAAGATAAGAAGTGTCACTTCCTAAGAGGTCatagttaaaaatgttttttttctaactggGAAGTGGTTCGTAAACAGGAAGAACAGTTGTGATTGAGAAGAATACTGTACTGAGAAGCTTGGTtagcactgcccttccactgcAAAATACAGAGTGCATCGTGCATGTTCTGGAACTGCTTTCTATCTGAGGATGTTACTTCTCACTTGAAATagataattgtatttttttgtata from Caloenas nicobarica isolate bCalNic1 chromosome 1, bCalNic1.hap1, whole genome shotgun sequence includes the following:
- the TRIM13 gene encoding E3 ubiquitin-protein ligase TRIM13 isoform X1, translated to MDMMELLEEDLTCPICCSLFDDPRVLPCSHNFCRKCLEGILEGNVRNVLWRPSPFKCPTCRKETPVTGVNSLQVNYSLKGIVEKYNKIKVTPKMPVCKVHSGQPLNIFCRTDMQLICGVCATRGDHTKHVFCSIEEAYSQEKRAFETLFQGFETWRCGDALSRLDTLETSKRKALQMLTKDSDRVKEFFEKLQHTLEQKRNEILSDFETMKLAVMQAYDPEINKLNTILQEQRMAFNIAEAFKDVSEPIIFLQQMQEFREKIKVLKETPLPCSSVDISPTIKSFDTSQWNGIKLVDVDKLSLPQENNTLKFKIPSVFSRRFILTSLVCLLILAVTRMSFVESVVDNLQCWKSQFFTISLSYLADTVEIADHAVFYWEQMTDGASLLREKCKNYTLVVLDNVAQFVCRYKLL
- the TRIM13 gene encoding E3 ubiquitin-protein ligase TRIM13 isoform X2, with amino-acid sequence MMELLEEDLTCPICCSLFDDPRVLPCSHNFCRKCLEGILEGNVRNVLWRPSPFKCPTCRKETPVTGVNSLQVNYSLKGIVEKYNKIKVTPKMPVCKVHSGQPLNIFCRTDMQLICGVCATRGDHTKHVFCSIEEAYSQEKRAFETLFQGFETWRCGDALSRLDTLETSKRKALQMLTKDSDRVKEFFEKLQHTLEQKRNEILSDFETMKLAVMQAYDPEINKLNTILQEQRMAFNIAEAFKDVSEPIIFLQQMQEFREKIKVLKETPLPCSSVDISPTIKSFDTSQWNGIKLVDVDKLSLPQENNTLKFKIPSVFSRRFILTSLVCLLILAVTRMSFVESVVDNLQCWKSQFFTISLSYLADTVEIADHAVFYWEQMTDGASLLREKCKNYTLVVLDNVAQFVCRYKLL